ACGAAAGCAGCCTTTGCGTGCCTCGGCGGCAGTTGCCAGCCCCTTGGCGGCCACGTCACAGATCGCCTGCTCGAGGTCCGCTTCCGCAATCTTTTTCCGCACCGGAATCTGCCATAGGTCGGCTACTTGCTGGGCGAACCCCAGATTGATCTTCGATCGGCCCCCGCCCTCGGGGAATTGCAATCCGAGCGAGAATGACGGGTTTGTAAGCATACCCGCCTGAACGATATCGGCGCGCGATGCAGCCAGTGCGGCAAATGACGCCCGTAGTGATGGATTGTTGAGCAAGGCAACATCCACTGCTTCATCAACCGTCAACCCGTCCACGAGGCGTTCACCAACACAGGCGGCCGCTGCTTCGTCTTTGGCAGGATCGTAGACGACCTCGGCGGCCGTTCGTTCTTCGATCAACCGGCCGGCGCGGGCGTAATCCGGACGTGGGTCGACATATGCGCAGCCGGTCACCAGGAGAGCCGCCGCGGTGATCGTCTCCATCCCGAGTATTTTTCCATCGCCCAAGTCTTCGCTCCCGGCGCAAGCGTCCCGGAAAACTTCTTACGGCCGCTTGATGGCCGTGAGTAACAGGTTTCCATCACTGACTAACCCGATTCCGGGCGCGTAGAGCTTGAACTCTCGCACGCCTGGCTCGAGGGGCGTGGATTCCTCGACCTTCTGACAGCCGACATAGTCTCCAGCGGGTGTCTTCAATGTTGCTGACAGGCTGATGATCTCCGCCCGATCCATGGCCACATCTGGCGCGATTTCCTGATAGAATCGTGACCCGATCAAGGGCGTGCCCGGCATCATCAGACCAGGCCGCGCGTTGTTCCTGCCGGCCTCCCAGGCGCCCTCGTGCCCGACGACCTTGCCATCGCGATACTCGTCGGTTGTCTCGCCGAAGTAGAACACGTCATTGGAGCGTTTGCAGATCGCGAAGTAGTTCCGCGAGATCTCAGCAAGCACACCATCCTTGATCTCGCGCTCCTCGACGACGCGCGTTTCGACGTCACCGATCTTGTGCGTCTCGTCGAGCACGGTAATGGTCAGTACAACCGTGTGACGCCCTTCCTGTCCATTGAACACCAACTGGTAGCCGGATTCCAGAACAAAGAATGGATTGCGGCCGGTTGAAACAAACTCTCGCGACTCAACGTGAAAAGACTCAGTGTAGTCGCGCGTATGGTCGCGGTCCAAATGGAGCTCCTGGTTCTCCTCATCTTCGTCGCGCTCGGCGGCCTCAACCGCCTGCACCAAGTCAACTTTGCTGTCGCGCAGGAGCTGTTTCCGGTCCTGGGCCAGGGCAGGCAGGGCGAGCACGACTTCGCACACCAGCATTCCAATAATCACCCATCGTTTTCGTCGTGGTGCATTCATGGCTGCCCTCCATCACGTATGGGGAAAAACAGTCGAAACGTACTTCCCGCGCCAACCTCGGTTTCCAATTCGATTCGCCCGCGATTGGCGCCGACCGCCCATCGGGCGATTGGCAATCCCAACCCGGATCCTCGTTCCGATGCGCGGGCACTGTCCACGCGGTAGAAGCGTTCGAAAATCCGCTCGCGATGTTCCTCGGCGATGCCCGGTCCGCTGTCGCGAATTTCCACCGCGCCCGCCATCGGCGTAGAGCCGACGCGAACTTCGATGCGACCACCAACCGGCGTGAACTTGATCGCGTTGTCGAGCACATTCAAAACAGACTGTCGCACGAGCGTGGCATCGGCCCAAACCGTGACACCAACCGCTTCCTCCACAGACAATTCCTGGCCTTTTTCCTCCGCGAGCACGCCGATGCACTCAACAACCTCGTGAACGAGCAGGCCAAGATCACACTTCTCAGGGCGTACGAGGGCGCGATCCGCTTCAGCGCGCGTCAGTACCAACAGGTTGTCCAGAAGGCTGACGAGGCGAGTCGCCTCCTCGAGCATGCTGCCCACGGCCTCACGGTATGAGCTGGCGTTGTCGCGATGCTGCATGGCCGCTTCGCCAACGCTGCGCAGCGCGGTCAACGGCGTACGTAACTCGTGAGACGCATCCGCCGCAAACGACCTCACGCGTGCGAATGCATCCTGGAGACGCTCCAGCATCTCGTTGAACACTGTCGCCAACTCCCCGATTTCATCGTGCGGGTTGTCGACGGGAAGGCGCTCCGAAAGCCGATCAGCGTTGATTTGCCGGGCCTGAGCAGCGATGTGGGCCACCGGGCGCATCGCGCGCGACGCCAGCCACCAGCCGCCGCCCACCGCGAGCATCACCGTCATCGGCAACCCTGTCGCAAGGATGATGGCCAGACTATGCAGCGTCTTCTTCACATCCGTGTCGTTGACCGCGACCGCAATCTCGTAGCGATGTCCATGCCAATCCAGGCGTCCACGGCGCACGCGGAAGTCCAAGGCGGTCTCAGACTGCCGTGCAACGCCCGAACTAGGCTCGGTATCTACCTCTGCAAGCTGCGCAGGCCACAGGCGGCTACGATAGAACATCTCGTCATCCTGGTAGATGACGAACGCTTCTGTCAGTCCGATGCGTTCGAGCTCTTCGAGCTCTTCGGTTTCACGCTCCTCGGGGTCCGGCTCTTCGCGAAGACTCTGCTCGAGGGCGGCGTACTGGGTATTCAGTCGCTCGCCAAGTTGCTCCGACAACCGAATCCGCACGACTCCGTAGACGCCCACCGCGAACAATGTGAGCAGCGTAACCAGCGCCAGGGTGTACCAGAGCGTGAGGCGGACGCGGATACTGCGGAAAGCCGTCATGCTTCCCCCTCCCGCAAAACGAAGCCCATCCCGCGTACCGTATGAATGAGTTGCGTCGCAAAAGGGTCGTCGACTTTCCGTCGGAGCCGGGCGACCTGCACGTCGATTACATTGTCCAATGGGGTCGCACGTCGCGTCTGCTGCCAGACGTCGCGCGCCAACATTCCCCGGGTGACAACCGTCCCCTGGTGTCGCAGCAGGTAGACCAAGAGCTCGAATTCGCGCACCGTGAGCGAAAGCTCGCAGTCGCCGCGCCTCGCACGTCGCGCGGGGACGTCAACGTGCAGATCCCCACAGGCAAGATGAGGCGGGCTCTCCATGCTTCCTCTGCGAAGAAGCGCCCGGACGCGTGCCGCGAGCTCAGGGATGGCGAAAGGCTTCACGAGATAGTCGTCGGCCCCGGAATCCAGACCGAGTACACGATCCTCGAGTGCGTCGCGCGCCGTGAGAATCAACACCGGGAGCTTGTCCCCCTTCTGCCGCAGCCCACGCAGCACCTCGATCCCATCCTGCCCCGGCAGCATGACATCCAACACGAGCAGTTCAAAGGGCTCGGCGGTCAGCCGCACGAGACCCTCCTCACCCGTTACAGCGGTCGTGACATCGAAATCCTGCGCCCCCAGACCGGTTCGTACGGCCTCGGCCACCTTGGGCTCGTCCTCGATGAGCAGGATGCGTGTTCGGCGTTCCATACAAGGCGAGAGTATGACGCGGACCCCGCGAATATCCATCGCACCAATCTGACAAGATTCTGACATTTGGAAAACGCCGCATGCAAGCGGCTTTCCGACCATTATGATCCGCTCGGCCGCGGTCAGTGCCACGAAGGTTCTCGGGACGGCACGGGCCCGGTGGTCATCAACTTTGGCTTCTCGCCTGGAGCACGGCGTTGGCTCGCGCCGCCAAGCGAAGTCGAAGGCAGATCCGGAGTGTCGCTGTGACGGGAACAAATCGTAGCGCGCAATTTCGATTGCGAGACATGGCATGGAAGGCTCTTCGCATACGTTTCGGCATCCATGGCAAAGTGAACGATGATCTCGCGGCGTTGAATAAGCGCTTGGACACGTATCCCGAAAACCATACATATAGAGTCCTTGCCGGAAAGCTCCATGCATGCTGGAAGCTTCGTTCTCGTTGGCGACGGCTCAGCCGCGCCTATCCCGCGCGTGCACACACGTTCCTGGACGTGGGGTCGTGCAAGGGTTATTTCGTGCTGCGCCAAGCCATGCAGCCGGTATGCCAACGCGCCTTCGGCATTGACGCGGTTGCTGCTTTTGTCGATGTGGCAAATGACGTCGCTCGACGCGTAGGACTGGAGTCAAAGGCGCAGTTCAAGCGGATGACGCTCGACGAAGCCGCCGGGGCCGTCGAAGTCATTGGCGGCCCCTTCGACTTTGTCCAAATGATCAGTACCTATCACTATATTTACTGGGGAAGCAGATTGTGCGATGCAAGGACCATGGCCCATGAGCCGATCATGGCCCACCTCGCACGGCTGTGCCGCGGCGCGGTGCTTCTTGCAAGCCCCTTGTGTGTCAACGAAGCGCCGGAATATATCCGTGAGTGCGCTAACGGCCGCTCCCACAACTATTCCCAGGAAGCATTCTTGAATGCAGCCGGTCGCCACTTCCAAGTGTATCGACTGGGCTACCTCCAACCGGTCCGGCGCCGGCGTCCAATTCTCCTGATGGTCCGGAACACCAATCCCGAAACACAAGTTTGGTTCGATGGCGGTACGAAAGCGGAACGGCTCAAATGAGAGGTCGTCCATATCAACCGGGCGCTTCGTTACGTGGCCTGCCGAAGAACTCCCGTCACGATACCATCCGCCAGACGAACGCCACCAAGCCGCACACCGCGAAGCCCATCGTCAGAGGGAGGAGAGCGGAGACAATGGTCCATTTGGCGCTACCAGTCTCCTTGTAGATGGTATAGAGCGTCGTGCTGCACGGGTTGTGCAACAAGCTGAAGAGCATTAGGTTTACAGCAGTGAGCGTTGTCCAGCCGCCGGCCGTTAGGAGCTGGCGGACCGCGTCGTTCGAGTCCAGTTCGAACATCACCCCCGCCCCACTGCCGATACCGTGAGCGCCGGTGACCATCACCGTCAACATAAGCACCGTGGGAATAACGATCTCATTGGCGGGGATGGCGATGATGTAGGCGAGCAGGATCACGCCGTTCAGGCCGAGAGCCAGGCCGATCGGATTTGCGAAACGAATGAAGTGTTCGGCCAAGCTTTCGCCGCCGGCATGGACGTTGGCGACCAGCCAAATGACGGCGCCGGCCGGCAGCGCAAAGACCACCGCGCGCCACAAAACGAACAAAGTTCGGTCGATCAGTGATGTGTAGAGTGTCTGCCAAAATCGTGGGGGCCGATAGGGAGGCAATTCGAGGCTGAAGGTGCTGACCTCCCCCTTGAGTACGGTGCGCGACAGCGCCCAGCCCACAAGGAGTGTCAGCAGAACGCCGAGCAGCGCGACACCGGTCACGGCCGTGGCGGACACGAGACCGGCCAGCGACGCAGGAACGAGCGCGCCGAGAAACACCGTGGCGATCAGAATCTGCGTCGGCCAGCGCCCGTTACAAAGAGCGAAATTGTTGGTAATAACCGCCAGCAACCGTTCGCGCGGGCTGTCTATGATTCGCGTCGCGATGACGCCAGCGGCGTTACAGCCGAAGCCCATCATCGTGGTCATGGCCTGCTTGCCATGAGCTCCGGAAGCCTTGAAAAGCCGGTCGAGATTAAACGCCACGCGAGGCAGGTAGCCAAAGTCCTCCAGTAGTGTGAACATTGGAAAGAATATTGCCATCGGGGGCAGCATGACGCTCACGACCCACGCCGTGCCCAGGTACATGCCGTCCACAATCAGACCAGTCAACCACCACGGTGAACCTGCGCCAACGAACAGGTCTCGGAGCCACGGATGTCCCTGATCCATCAAGATCCACGCAATCCAGCTCGAAGGCACATTCGCCGCCATGATGGTTATCCAGAACATGGCCGCGAACAGTAGAATCATGATGGGAAAGCCCCACAATTTGCTGGTCAGAATGCGGTCCAGAGTGCGGTCGAAAGTGGGCCGTGCCGCTCGACCAGGGCGCGAAATCGCCCGATCAGCGATTCGCGCAGCCTGATCGTACAGGGCTTCGACGATGTGCTCGTGCACATCGCCCGGTATCTGCGAACGCCATCGCTGTGTCGCAGCGAGGATCGCAGTAGCCTGCGGGCTTTCGGAAGTGGTATTCAGTGTTTCCATGCGCAGCTCGAGAGGCCGTCTAGGCCGGCTCCAATTTCGCAACCGTCTTTAGCCTTCCCAGCTGCCCACTGCGCAGCGATTCTACAATGGAATCGTCGCCGCCGAGCAGACGCAACGCGACCCAACGCGGGTTGGGCAGCTCAGGGAAAGCCGCTTTGAGCTGGGCCATCAGGTCGACCAGCGCCGGTCTGATGGCAGAGGGCTCACCTTCGAGCCGCTGTGCCCGGCAGACAAACTCGCCAGCAGCGACGTCTTTGATGGCGCGCAGAAGCTCGGACATTCCCTGACCGAAGCGGGCCGTGGTGGGTACGACCGGCACGCCGAGGTCCCGCGCAAGCTGTCGCTCGTCCACGGTGAAGCCGTGGCGCTTGGCTTCATCCATCAGATTCAGGCACACGACGGCGCGCTCCGTGATTTCCAGAATCTGAAGCACGAGGTTGAGATTTCGTTCCAGGCGCGTGGCGTCAGCCACGATGACCGTTACGTCCGGCTGGCCGAACAGGACGAAATCGCGGGCAATCTGCTCGTCGAGGCTGGTCGATAGGAGCGAGTACGTGCCCGGGAGATCCACCAACTTGAACCGGCTCCCATCGTAGGCGTAGCCGCCTTCGGCGCGCGACACGGTCTTTCCCGGCCAGTTGCCGGTGTGCTGGCGCAAGCCGGTAAGGGCATTGAAAACCGTGCTCTTGCCTGTGTTAGGATTGCCCGCGAGGGCCACGACATAGTCCCAGTTGCCCATCGCCACCCCGAGCTTCTTGAGATTGGCCGCGCGATAAGCACTGCACGACGCGCATGCGGCACTTGCCGTAGCCGCCGTGCCGGGCAGGGCAACCGAGGAAACGTCATTGGAGGGATTCATTGGATCTCGGTCTCCTCAGAATCGACTCGAATCAGATTGGCTTGCTCGCGTCGCAAAGCCACCACCGACCCACGCACACGATACGCGGTCGGATCACCGGCGGGACTGACCATGTCCACCTCAACCCATGTACCCGGAACGAATCCCAAGTCGAGCAGCCGGCGGCGCTCCGGACCGCGGCATGCGGAAGAAAGACCTGTTACGCGTGTGCGCCCGCCGGGTTTCAGGCCGGAAAGGAACTTTTCTTCTACAAGATCCGCCGCGCGCGACTCCGGCAGTGGCTGTACTGAGACATTCTCGGCGAACACCGGCGCAAGGACGTGTTCGTTGCCGTCCGCCCAGAAACGAATGCGCATTGGAGATCGCTCAATGACGAATGCTCGCATTCCTGGACGCAGCCCGAGAGCTACAAGCTGGCGATAGATGGTGACTGGCTCGTCCTCAAGATGTGTGATAAGCACGGGCGTTTCAGGGGACACGCCGTTGAGCGACCGACCCGGCACCTTTTCGAGCTCGCTCACCGAGTCGGGAATAACGTCTCCGTGCGGGTCCTGCATGGGAAAACCCAGTCTGGCCGCCAACGCGTCTGCCTGCTCCCGGGATAACAGATGTTCCTTTCTCTCTGCCCGGTCATGCCATTCTTCCTCAGCGACACCCGTGTGGTCCGCAAGATAGCTTTCCCATAGTCGATGTGCGCGAATGACGTGGAGACCCATCTCCCGCCCTGTTGGCCGGAGACGCAGACGACCGCTCTCGAACGTCACCAGATCGTGCGCGGCCAACTCCTCCAGCAGGCGTGCGGCGCAGTTGGTGGTGATTTGCAGTGACCCGGCGATGCTTTCAAGGGTCGCCACGCGCCCGTTGGCTTCGCTCTTGAGTATGTGCTTGAGCGCATCCTCCTGCCGGATACGCCGGGCCAGTTCCTGCGCCTTGCGCCATCGCGCGAGCAGCCCGAGGCGCGGCCAGAAGACAACCGCCAACCCCAGGACAACCGGGACGAGGGAGGTAGCGCTCATTTGTAAGGATTGCCCCTGATCACACTTCGCGGTCCCGCCACCGCAAGGGTCGTATGCCATGGCGCGGCATACGCACCAGCGCGTTCCGCAAGCATCACGTCCGAAAAAGCATGCGGGGGCCTCGCTGGTCGTGCTAATAAAGCACACCACCTTGCAAGTTCGACTAATCGAAGTATAATCTTTGATTAGACGAAGTCAAGCCGCGTGGCGCGACTCCAGGTGCCCCACGTTCGGACGCCCGCAATTGGGAGGACATCGTGGTCAGCGAGACGGTGGAGAACTACCTGAAAGCGATCTACACGCTTAGTCGGGAGTCCCCAACGGGCGAAGCTGGCATGACCAGTGTGGCGGCCATCGTCGGGGTGACGACGGGCACGGCCACCGCGATGGCCAAGAAGCTCGCATCAGCCAAGCTGGCCAGGTACCAGCGGTTTGGCGGGGTGTCTCTCACTGCCAAGGGAACAAGAGCGGCGGTGGACATTATCCGGCGCCATCGATTGATTGAGACGTTTCTCGTCGAGACGCTGAAACTTGACTGGTCGGTCGTTCACGCCGAAGCCGACCGACTTGAACACGCCATATCTCCCCGGGTACTGGAGGCTCTGGATGACTTTCTGGGCCGACCCGACGCGGACCCACATGGCGACCCCATTCCGGATTGCAATGGCCAACTCCGCAATACTCGTGCGGAACCGCTTTCCAACTGTACCGCCGGTGCCAGGGTTTCCATAGCGCGAATCGCCGACCAGGAGGAGCCGTTTCTACTGTTTGCGGCCGAGCACGGCCTCAAGCCAGGCGCCCGCGTAACCGTGCTTGCTGTGGACGCCGCCGCCCAGTCGATCACCGTAAGCGCAAACGACACGCCTGTAACGCTTGCACTTGCCGCAGCCCGCAAGATCCTCACCGAGAAATGAAAAGTCGAAGAACGACGTCAGAATAAGATAGATTCATCACCTGCACATTAAGAGATACGCAGTCAATTGCTGCAATACGCTCGAGAGAAGGCCGGGAATTCAAGAGTCCGGCAAGCGCTCCGGAATGCTGCATACGAATAATGAAACGGTACGAATCGAATCCTATCTCATTGCCACGGCCCTCTCGTATAATACGGCGCGCACAGAGACCCTGTGGCAGAACCTTGGCACTTCAGCGGCGGTAAGCCGAATCCGCCCCCAGGGCAGCGATGTCGACTTGGGACACGTGATCTTGAGGCGTCTTTCCCCAAGGACCCGTGACCGATCCCCACCGGATTTCCAGGTGAAGGATGAGCTTTACGGCTGGTTCTGCTCAGCGAGCCGGGACTTCCAATATCGGCGGTTGGCAACGATGTGATCGCCATAGTAATCCAGCGACCAAATGCCCAGGGCGCCGCCCGTACCTGCCGAAACAATGTGCCGGGAGTCCGGCAGGAAAGCGATGGTGAAGATCATCTCGGTCTGACCATCCAATGTGGCCAGACACGCGCGATCCTGAAGGTTCCAGATCTTGATTTCTCCATTCCTGCTTCCCGAGACGAGCCATTGTCCGTCTGGAGAGAAGTCCATAGCGAATATGTCCTGGCGATGCCCTTCAAACTTGGCTACCGGACCGCTCAGCCCTTGTGTGCCAACCGACCAGAGCCGAATGGTACGGTCATCGCCGCCGGTCGCTAGCAACGTCCCGTCGGGCGAGAATCTGATGTAGCGAAGGGCAATGTCATCCGCCGTGGCTTTCCCACGGACTGTGAGCGTGTCGGCGTCGTAAAGAATCACTTCACGCCCGTAGCAGAGCGCGACGGCGACCCATTTGCCGTCGGGACTGCAAGCAACGGCGGGAGCCCGCTCATTCGGGTGCGAGCGAACGGCAACGGTCAAGCCGGAGTACGGATCCCACTGGATAAGCCTCCCATCGTTCCCGCTCGTGAAGAATGCATGGCCATCCGGGTGCCAGTCAATTGCGCACAGGGCATAAGGTGCGTCATCGGTTATCTGCCGACATTGCCCGGATTGGAGGTCGCACAACTGCACGATCCCGTCATAGCCTGCTGAACCTATTATCTTTCCGTCCGGACTGAATGCTACACCGGAGATGGCGTTGCTGTGTCCAGTGTAGAAATGCCGGGGCATTCCTGTTTGGACGTCCCAGATTCCAACCCTGGCATCCTTGGCCGCAGCACCGGTGGCGATCAGCGTACCGTCCGGACTGACGCTCGCCGTCATCACCGTTGTGGTATGACCTGCAAGGGGATGGTAGCAGCGATAGGGAGCCGTGTCCCATATCTTGGCAGACTGGTCGTACGACACACTCACGAGTCGCCCGCCGTATTCAAGAAACGCCAGTCTGGAAATGGCGGCCGTATGTCCGGTGAACGACGCGAGGCGCTGAAGGTTTGGCATCGACCAAAGCAGGATTGTCTTGTCATCACCGCCAGTGGCAAGGACACGATTGTCCGGCGAGAAGGCGGAAGATACGACAATTCCCGTGTGCCCGTGAATTGCATCAAGCGGGGCTGAAGATTCCATATCCCAAAGGCGCAACACGTGATCGCGCCCGCCGCCGACGAGCCAGCGGCCGTCGTTTGAGAACGCGGATGCGGTGATGCCCCGCACGTACCCCGAGAGCTCTCTCAGCAATTGACCTGTTTCAAGATCCCAAAGCCGAAGACTTCCATCTGTGTGGGAGGTGGCAATCCGTGTCCTGTCCGGCGAAAAGGCCGCGGAATAGAGTGTCGGCAGTTTCGCCGGAGATTCAGGTCGGCTCTCGGCAACTGGCTCACCGTCGGGTGAAATGGCAGGGAGTGCCGCTATCAGCTTAACCTCGCGCATTTCGCCAATCCGCTGCAGATCGCTCTCTCGTAAAGTGCCATCGCGTGCAATAGAAAAGAGACCAGAACCATCCATGCGAAATGCAACGGCCAACACAGCGGACGGGTATGAGTCAAGTGATACAAGTTCGGCACCGGAGTCGGCATCCAACGCAGCAACACGGCCGTCCTCACCTCCAGAGGCGACTATTTGTCCGTCGGCGCTAAAGCAGACTGCGGTCGCGGAATCATGAGCGCGGACTGCCCAAAGCGGGGAATCGCCAGACTCTGTCCAGAGTGATACCCATCCGCGCTCGTCCCCGATTGCAAAGCGCTGGCCGTCGGGGCTCATCGCCAGGGACAAAGCCCGGCCGTGAGGCAGGGTGAATGTCGCTCGACAAGGCTGACGAGCGTAAAGCTCCCACAGTGCCCAGTACGCCCGGCGGGCAAGGGCATCTTGGGGGTCAAAGCCCGACAACGGTGCGCTCGCCGGCAGCATCGCATTCGACGGGCCGTTTCTCGCGTTGGGAAAATCCAGTGACCGAAAGTAGGCACGCCAGAGAAGCTGCTCGGCGAGGACGGTGTTTCCGGTCACGCCCATGAGCCTGCCGCGTTCGATGTCGCTAAGCACGAG
The sequence above is drawn from the Phycisphaerae bacterium genome and encodes:
- a CDS encoding protein kinase, producing the protein MTPSASDRWRRLEELFSEAHAASEARRQELLSLIEAEDPALRLELLSLLDAAATTDCFLDHPPIGPVLATVEGRKMSRLDADLAGVQLGPYALTRIIATGGMGTVYLGERSDSQFAQRVAIKIMQTPGGPSRKAEVLQRFQRERETLARLSHPNIAGLIDGGTTPDGNLYFVMEYVDGRPIDEYCDALIVSTFHQGSARLQNRPKLELFLAVCSAVAHAHRHLVIHRDLKPGNILVTSEGTPKLLDFGVAKLIGDESGERSRLVTAGGEFLGTVAYAAPEQVAGDNETIDTRADVYALGLILYRLIIGEHAYELHENLERLVHRIVNEELRIPKKPAHPLDDELEAVILQATARDRHRRYASVDALQRDIRRYLDNEPVEARGDSGWYLLRKTARRYRTAIASSIVIVVLACLLSITMTVQAHRIAHERDRAKVAEQNAVESSGQLARSLVLSDIERGRLMGVTGNTVLAEQLLWRAYFRSLDFPNARNGPSNAMLPASAPLSGFDPQDALARRAYWALWELYARQPCRATFTLPHGRALSLAMSPDGQRFAIGDERGWVSLWTESGDSPLWAVRAHDSATAVCFSADGQIVASGGEDGRVAALDADSGAELVSLDSYPSAVLAVAFRMDGSGLFSIARDGTLRESDLQRIGEMREVKLIAALPAISPDGEPVAESRPESPAKLPTLYSAAFSPDRTRIATSHTDGSLRLWDLETGQLLRELSGYVRGITASAFSNDGRWLVGGGRDHVLRLWDMESSAPLDAIHGHTGIVVSSAFSPDNRVLATGGDDKTILLWSMPNLQRLASFTGHTAAISRLAFLEYGGRLVSVSYDQSAKIWDTAPYRCYHPLAGHTTTVMTASVSPDGTLIATGAAAKDARVGIWDVQTGMPRHFYTGHSNAISGVAFSPDGKIIGSAGYDGIVQLCDLQSGQCRQITDDAPYALCAIDWHPDGHAFFTSGNDGRLIQWDPYSGLTVAVRSHPNERAPAVACSPDGKWVAVALCYGREVILYDADTLTVRGKATADDIALRYIRFSPDGTLLATGGDDRTIRLWSVGTQGLSGPVAKFEGHRQDIFAMDFSPDGQWLVSGSRNGEIKIWNLQDRACLATLDGQTEMIFTIAFLPDSRHIVSAGTGGALGIWSLDYYGDHIVANRRYWKSRLAEQNQP
- a CDS encoding ferrous iron transporter B; its protein translation is METLNTTSESPQATAILAATQRWRSQIPGDVHEHIVEALYDQAARIADRAISRPGRAARPTFDRTLDRILTSKLWGFPIMILLFAAMFWITIMAANVPSSWIAWILMDQGHPWLRDLFVGAGSPWWLTGLIVDGMYLGTAWVVSVMLPPMAIFFPMFTLLEDFGYLPRVAFNLDRLFKASGAHGKQAMTTMMGFGCNAAGVIATRIIDSPRERLLAVITNNFALCNGRWPTQILIATVFLGALVPASLAGLVSATAVTGVALLGVLLTLLVGWALSRTVLKGEVSTFSLELPPYRPPRFWQTLYTSLIDRTLFVLWRAVVFALPAGAVIWLVANVHAGGESLAEHFIRFANPIGLALGLNGVILLAYIIAIPANEIVIPTVLMLTVMVTGAHGIGSGAGVMFELDSNDAVRQLLTAGGWTTLTAVNLMLFSLLHNPCSTTLYTIYKETGSAKWTIVSALLPLTMGFAVCGLVAFVWRMVS
- a CDS encoding metal-dependent transcriptional regulator; translation: MVSETVENYLKAIYTLSRESPTGEAGMTSVAAIVGVTTGTATAMAKKLASAKLARYQRFGGVSLTAKGTRAAVDIIRRHRLIETFLVETLKLDWSVVHAEADRLEHAISPRVLEALDDFLGRPDADPHGDPIPDCNGQLRNTRAEPLSNCTAGARVSIARIADQEEPFLLFAAEHGLKPGARVTVLAVDAAAQSITVSANDTPVTLALAAARKILTEK
- a CDS encoding HAMP domain-containing protein; this encodes MTAFRSIRVRLTLWYTLALVTLLTLFAVGVYGVVRIRLSEQLGERLNTQYAALEQSLREEPDPEERETEELEELERIGLTEAFVIYQDDEMFYRSRLWPAQLAEVDTEPSSGVARQSETALDFRVRRGRLDWHGHRYEIAVAVNDTDVKKTLHSLAIILATGLPMTVMLAVGGGWWLASRAMRPVAHIAAQARQINADRLSERLPVDNPHDEIGELATVFNEMLERLQDAFARVRSFAADASHELRTPLTALRSVGEAAMQHRDNASSYREAVGSMLEEATRLVSLLDNLLVLTRAEADRALVRPEKCDLGLLVHEVVECIGVLAEEKGQELSVEEAVGVTVWADATLVRQSVLNVLDNAIKFTPVGGRIEVRVGSTPMAGAVEIRDSGPGIAEEHRERIFERFYRVDSARASERGSGLGLPIARWAVGANRGRIELETEVGAGSTFRLFFPIRDGGQP
- a CDS encoding response regulator transcription factor, with amino-acid sequence MERRTRILLIEDEPKVAEAVRTGLGAQDFDVTTAVTGEEGLVRLTAEPFELLVLDVMLPGQDGIEVLRGLRQKGDKLPVLILTARDALEDRVLGLDSGADDYLVKPFAIPELAARVRALLRRGSMESPPHLACGDLHVDVPARRARRGDCELSLTVREFELLVYLLRHQGTVVTRGMLARDVWQQTRRATPLDNVIDVQVARLRRKVDDPFATQLIHTVRGMGFVLREGEA
- a CDS encoding metal-dependent transcriptional regulator, producing MSATSLVPVVLGLAVVFWPRLGLLARWRKAQELARRIRQEDALKHILKSEANGRVATLESIAGSLQITTNCAARLLEELAAHDLVTFESGRLRLRPTGREMGLHVIRAHRLWESYLADHTGVAEEEWHDRAERKEHLLSREQADALAARLGFPMQDPHGDVIPDSVSELEKVPGRSLNGVSPETPVLITHLEDEPVTIYRQLVALGLRPGMRAFVIERSPMRIRFWADGNEHVLAPVFAENVSVQPLPESRAADLVEEKFLSGLKPGGRTRVTGLSSACRGPERRRLLDLGFVPGTWVEVDMVSPAGDPTAYRVRGSVVALRREQANLIRVDSEETEIQ
- a CDS encoding 50S ribosome-binding GTPase codes for the protein MNPSNDVSSVALPGTAATASAACASCSAYRAANLKKLGVAMGNWDYVVALAGNPNTGKSTVFNALTGLRQHTGNWPGKTVSRAEGGYAYDGSRFKLVDLPGTYSLLSTSLDEQIARDFVLFGQPDVTVIVADATRLERNLNLVLQILEITERAVVCLNLMDEAKRHGFTVDERQLARDLGVPVVPTTARFGQGMSELLRAIKDVAAGEFVCRAQRLEGEPSAIRPALVDLMAQLKAAFPELPNPRWVALRLLGGDDSIVESLRSGQLGRLKTVAKLEPA